The following are from one region of the Nitrososphaerales archaeon genome:
- a CDS encoding AAA family ATPase encodes MEFKKRSVLNESMGKDVQQVKILDGNASIRVTTVTKKKHESELVQKYAVQRYNLCQGYSFPDDLYNLIPKDTPMYADNGEHYVERIMRALYHFKQCALIGPSGTGKTHICYLVAELAGLPMWEINCNLQTSVYDLFGRYIGLGKENWIDGQIVSWARYGGILYLDEANMMKQDIATRLNPLLDTRGHMVLTEKDNEIIPRHPYAYVIISLNPYSSEFAGTKPLNAAFRRRMSVWINFDYLSVGKTISPQEVQLICEKTLIGEEIAKRIVQVGAELRRQYKSGDIPYGPSVGDLVNWAQLVADGESPQTAAEETVVTMTSDNMEVQDMVRRVVKMFLGDHR; translated from the coding sequence GTGGAGTTTAAGAAGAGAAGCGTTCTCAATGAATCGATGGGTAAGGACGTTCAGCAGGTTAAGATCCTTGATGGCAATGCTAGCATTAGGGTAACTACTGTTACAAAAAAGAAACACGAATCCGAGCTTGTGCAGAAATATGCAGTACAAAGATACAATCTATGTCAGGGCTACTCATTCCCTGACGACCTTTACAATCTCATACCCAAAGACACTCCCATGTATGCTGACAACGGAGAACATTACGTGGAACGCATAATGAGAGCACTCTACCATTTCAAGCAGTGCGCCCTCATAGGACCGAGTGGCACTGGAAAGACCCACATCTGCTACCTTGTTGCCGAGCTCGCGGGTTTACCAATGTGGGAGATAAACTGCAACCTACAGACATCGGTATACGATTTATTTGGCAGATACATAGGTCTGGGCAAGGAGAACTGGATAGACGGTCAAATAGTGTCATGGGCAAGGTATGGGGGCATCCTGTACCTAGATGAGGCTAACATGATGAAGCAGGATATTGCAACGAGGTTGAACCCCTTGCTCGACACAAGGGGACATATGGTACTAACAGAAAAGGACAACGAGATAATACCGCGTCATCCATATGCATATGTAATAATTAGTTTGAATCCTTACTCCAGTGAATTTGCTGGCACAAAGCCATTGAACGCTGCCTTTAGAAGGAGGATGAGCGTCTGGATCAATTTCGATTACCTCAGCGTTGGTAAGACTATCAGCCCGCAGGAGGTACAGCTCATTTGCGAGAAGACTCTCATAGGTGAAGAGATTGCTAAGAGGATCGTGCAAGTTGGTGCCGAATTACGAAGGCAGTACAAGTCCGGTGACATACCCTACGGACCGTCTGTTGGAGACCTGGTTAACTGGGCTCAGCTCGTTGCCGATGGCGAGTCCCCGCAAACGGCAGCAGAGGAGACGGTTGTAACCATGACAAGCGATAACATGGAAGTTCAGGATATGGTTCGTAGGGTGGTAAAGATGTTTTTGGGCGATCACAGGTAA
- a CDS encoding vWA domain-containing protein: MKFYNQVLARTFEITQSSASDVRLLISEKFRFASLEKDSNGMILRIPKPVKTKKGFVLHGIIFPNNQLGRALSIRMIMSSVEHLSVHAMISNFSIYDKWVKGKDPKLAAFAIDLIEDLCVKYYVRSSLRGLLEDFALANAISYVAITKAEKIGSKQILVQSALLSYIIASNYRYFLPSDVKNDVFYILSELYRFEKFLSQSTLERFWCSDDVVTMKMELAGSIYRRLEKYGSPKKVLSLPYTDSHGIESFNGELVLSIAESMEALPHTSRMLGLETTNRTVDELLSSPTIHEASNTLYDIVMEQHWKDRLVQRYMNIAKNTEFDDFVFPIEDYAMYYRSYRKYVGAIRKMVDQIRMLKNDLDMNPNQEIGQVDINEVVQAMAAKKMNANVFTKDDFLSKDEAWCILLDMSGSLSPFASNTREIALCLAEMAKELMRGSGSWGLYAFSNRFTIVKDMEEEYSTNVKARIGGLGKGGLSYMPDALQLGAQIVAKSAKEHNYIFIISDGLPSGYPGIEEKLEKTIKSILSTGTTLIPVGVGSNAFKRYMRNASLVADTPLDLASKFVKIYFEFSV; the protein is encoded by the coding sequence TTGAAGTTCTATAACCAAGTGCTAGCACGGACATTTGAGATAACCCAGTCTAGTGCTAGTGATGTAAGGCTACTGATCTCTGAGAAGTTCAGGTTTGCCTCGCTTGAGAAGGATAGCAATGGAATGATTTTAAGGATACCAAAGCCTGTGAAAACAAAGAAGGGCTTTGTTCTGCATGGCATAATCTTCCCTAACAATCAGCTGGGGCGTGCACTATCGATACGAATGATCATGTCATCAGTTGAGCACTTGAGCGTGCACGCAATGATAAGCAATTTTTCAATATATGACAAATGGGTAAAAGGCAAAGACCCAAAACTTGCAGCATTTGCAATCGATCTGATAGAAGATCTGTGTGTAAAATATTATGTGCGGTCCAGCCTAAGGGGATTGCTGGAGGACTTTGCGCTTGCAAATGCCATATCATATGTGGCAATAACAAAAGCGGAAAAAATCGGCTCAAAACAAATTCTAGTGCAGTCAGCGTTGCTATCATACATAATAGCTAGCAATTACAGGTACTTTCTGCCATCAGATGTTAAAAATGATGTATTCTATATTTTATCTGAACTTTATAGGTTCGAGAAATTTCTTTCACAAAGTACGTTAGAGAGATTTTGGTGTAGTGATGATGTTGTAACCATGAAGATGGAACTTGCAGGATCCATATACAGGCGTTTAGAGAAATACGGGTCGCCAAAGAAGGTGCTTAGCCTTCCCTATACGGACAGTCATGGTATTGAAAGCTTCAATGGAGAACTGGTTCTTAGCATTGCTGAAAGCATGGAGGCCCTGCCGCACACATCCCGTATGCTGGGGCTTGAGACAACCAATAGAACCGTCGATGAACTGCTAAGCTCTCCGACGATCCATGAGGCATCAAATACTCTGTATGATATTGTGATGGAGCAGCACTGGAAGGACAGACTGGTGCAAAGATATATGAATATAGCGAAGAACACAGAATTCGATGATTTTGTCTTCCCTATAGAAGATTATGCTATGTACTACAGATCCTACAGAAAGTATGTGGGTGCAATTAGGAAGATGGTTGATCAGATACGAATGCTGAAGAATGACCTGGATATGAATCCTAACCAGGAGATCGGACAGGTTGACATTAATGAAGTGGTTCAGGCAATGGCAGCTAAAAAGATGAATGCAAATGTGTTCACAAAGGACGACTTTCTCAGCAAGGATGAAGCATGGTGCATACTCTTAGACATGAGCGGCAGTTTGAGCCCGTTTGCATCTAATACGAGGGAGATCGCCCTATGTCTGGCAGAGATGGCCAAGGAGCTCATGCGTGGTAGTGGGAGCTGGGGCCTTTATGCATTTAGCAACAGATTTACCATCGTAAAGGATATGGAGGAAGAGTATAGTACAAATGTAAAGGCAAGGATCGGAGGTCTTGGCAAGGGCGGTTTATCATATATGCCAGATGCATTGCAGCTGGGAGCACAGATAGTTGCAAAGAGCGCGAAGGAGCACAACTACATATTTATCATATCCGACGGGCTGCCTTCTGGCTATCCTGGCATAGAGGAAAAACTTGAGAAAACGATCAAATCCATACTTAGCACCGGTACTACATTAATTCCTGTAGGCGTTGGGTCAAATGCCTTCAAGAGATACATGCGCAACGCATCCTTGGTTGCTGACACTCCATTGGATCTAGCGAGTAAGTTCGTAAAGATATACTTTGAATTCTCTGTTTAA
- a CDS encoding type II/IV secretion system ATPase subunit produces the protein MLSFKSKPKKGDKDKDKDKDKEESQKSNDLVSVLKITHFSIPEGFEEITKYPLNPPFSYAVIAQNPSTAESLYLVDELPMSADEKVLYNILRDLLERRLTKPDEGSEESSFNKHLEQLLMDTKEQFATFPNTSMEKVKYYLTRDIMGFGIIDPLMHDPMVEDISCGGIKVPIYVWQRNFESIRTNIQFGNEDELNDFVMKMVHRSGKHVSAAFPVSDVALPGNHRMAILYQKEVTPKGTSFTIRKFKEEPYTIVDLINFDTLDINIAAYIWMIMEHKMSSIVIGSTASGKTTLLNAITTLVNPTYKIFTVEDVAEINIPHENWFSLVSRTGFGLENQGEIGLFELIKAGLRHRPDYMVVGEIRGEEAYVLFQALATGHSGLGTMHADSVDSAMKRLMQKPMNIPPAYLPLMNCAITIKRVIPRAIVTPGGVVSGTRRVIQVSEIISETKLNHVFTWDSKSDAFKSDLTNSMLLHKIGEDSGLSIDEVMEEFRKRVLILKWMIEEGIRDYRSVSSIVRTYYQNPSQIMQRVTALGETV, from the coding sequence TTGCTATCGTTCAAATCAAAACCAAAAAAGGGAGACAAAGACAAGGATAAGGATAAGGACAAAGAAGAGAGTCAAAAGAGTAATGATCTAGTATCCGTGCTAAAGATAACACACTTTAGCATTCCAGAGGGTTTTGAGGAGATAACAAAATACCCCTTAAACCCGCCGTTCAGTTACGCAGTGATAGCTCAAAATCCAAGCACTGCCGAATCACTTTACCTCGTCGATGAGCTACCAATGAGTGCAGACGAGAAGGTGCTTTACAATATACTAAGAGATCTCCTGGAGCGCAGGCTCACAAAGCCAGACGAGGGGTCTGAAGAAAGCAGTTTCAATAAACATCTGGAGCAGTTGCTAATGGATACAAAGGAGCAGTTTGCAACTTTCCCAAACACCAGCATGGAGAAGGTAAAATACTATTTGACACGCGATATAATGGGCTTTGGCATCATAGATCCATTGATGCACGATCCCATGGTAGAGGACATCAGCTGCGGAGGCATAAAGGTTCCAATATATGTGTGGCAGAGGAACTTTGAGAGCATAAGAACCAATATACAGTTCGGCAATGAAGACGAATTGAACGACTTTGTCATGAAGATGGTCCATAGGTCTGGTAAGCATGTGAGCGCAGCGTTCCCTGTAAGCGATGTTGCCTTACCAGGAAACCACAGAATGGCCATATTGTATCAAAAGGAAGTAACCCCAAAAGGCACGAGTTTTACGATAAGAAAGTTCAAGGAAGAACCCTATACAATCGTTGATCTCATAAACTTTGATACCTTGGATATCAACATTGCCGCATACATATGGATGATCATGGAGCATAAGATGTCATCGATAGTGATAGGATCAACAGCAAGTGGAAAGACCACACTTTTGAACGCAATAACCACACTTGTAAACCCAACATACAAGATATTCACCGTAGAGGATGTGGCAGAAATAAACATACCCCACGAGAACTGGTTCTCGCTAGTATCAAGAACCGGTTTCGGTTTGGAAAACCAGGGAGAGATAGGCCTCTTCGAATTGATCAAGGCAGGGCTAAGGCACAGACCGGACTACATGGTAGTTGGAGAGATCAGGGGTGAAGAAGCATACGTGCTATTCCAGGCATTAGCAACCGGTCACAGCGGTCTAGGCACAATGCACGCAGATAGTGTAGATTCTGCAATGAAGAGGCTGATGCAAAAGCCCATGAACATACCGCCTGCTTACTTGCCATTGATGAACTGTGCCATAACGATAAAGCGTGTTATCCCAAGAGCAATAGTAACGCCAGGAGGAGTGGTGTCAGGTACAAGAAGGGTCATACAGGTATCAGAGATAATAAGTGAGACCAAGCTAAACCATGTGTTCACATGGGATTCCAAATCCGACGCATTCAAGAGCGATCTTACGAATAGCATGCTTCTTCATAAGATAGGCGAGGACAGTGGGCTCTCAATCGATGAAGTTATGGAAGAATTCAGGAAGAGGGTTCTAATACTGAAATGGATGATTGAGGAAGGCATACGCGACTACAGAAGTGTCAGCTCAATAGTAAGAACGTATTACCAGAACCCCTCGCAGATCATGCAGAGGGTAACGGCGCTGGGAGAGACGGTATGA
- a CDS encoding type II secretion system F family protein — protein MITLKDRQRLEAERKKASKQPKEYAKKIDKELPYFITLITLMASSGISPYHSLKKIMSYDILPVMRKEAQSMVKQVEILGVDPLSVMNKKADETSSTLYQDFLAGYVSTVQTGGSIINFLKSKMWSIFDLNAAMSRQLVMKLAGLVDAYMIIQVVILTMYIMFVSLSATPSISLSFVPDAQSLSRGIVMFLIIPPVMAAMLMFISHQMTHSTYMGTEKIIRTGLITTVVSVIPVIVLSAGGFTTNLEFFGLPYMVAAALLAASIKPILDYQKIHRMNSAAERSTPSILRDIAEARKTGLSPERCIIHGFKRKGYGVFSTVLDRAVSQLGWGVPLRKILDSIRREVSSWFVLINMKILIEVIESGGGYSDALDTLAEASEKAHNVEKEKQAMLKPYILVGFMIMGITAFTTLIVIDAFSGIAETVAPGISSSGSLITKDMRDQFASSIIFQSFLVGLFLGKITNGTFAAGFRYSAMLVMTVLVAVMFVDYAPIDLNMLFTPPEQVNK, from the coding sequence ATGATCACGCTCAAGGATAGGCAAAGGCTAGAGGCAGAAAGGAAAAAGGCATCAAAACAACCAAAGGAGTATGCGAAGAAGATAGACAAGGAGTTACCATATTTTATCACACTCATTACATTGATGGCATCCAGCGGCATAAGTCCCTATCACAGTTTGAAGAAGATCATGTCGTATGATATCCTGCCTGTCATGAGGAAAGAGGCACAAAGCATGGTAAAGCAGGTAGAGATTCTTGGCGTGGATCCATTGTCTGTTATGAACAAGAAGGCTGATGAAACTTCCTCCACGCTATACCAGGACTTTCTGGCAGGTTACGTTTCTACTGTGCAAACTGGAGGCAGCATAATAAACTTCCTGAAGAGCAAGATGTGGTCCATTTTTGATCTAAATGCAGCTATGTCAAGGCAGCTTGTAATGAAGCTAGCAGGACTTGTTGACGCCTATATGATCATTCAGGTGGTTATACTAACAATGTACATAATGTTCGTATCACTTTCAGCCACGCCATCCATATCATTATCATTTGTCCCAGATGCACAGTCTCTCTCTCGCGGTATCGTAATGTTCCTCATAATACCGCCGGTCATGGCTGCGATGCTCATGTTCATATCGCACCAGATGACCCACTCTACTTACATGGGGACAGAGAAGATAATCCGGACAGGCCTTATAACAACGGTTGTAAGCGTTATACCAGTTATAGTGTTGTCTGCTGGTGGGTTCACAACTAACCTGGAGTTTTTTGGACTGCCATACATGGTTGCTGCAGCGCTATTGGCAGCATCGATCAAGCCCATACTGGATTACCAGAAGATTCACAGAATGAATTCAGCAGCAGAGAGATCAACGCCAAGCATACTTAGGGATATAGCAGAGGCAAGGAAGACGGGTCTTTCTCCTGAAAGGTGCATAATACATGGATTCAAGAGGAAGGGCTATGGCGTATTCAGCACAGTGCTGGATCGCGCGGTGAGCCAGCTGGGCTGGGGCGTACCGTTAAGGAAGATACTTGATAGCATAAGGAGGGAAGTTAGCAGCTGGTTCGTTTTGATAAATATGAAGATACTTATCGAAGTAATAGAGTCCGGCGGGGGATATTCAGACGCCCTTGACACGCTTGCAGAGGCGAGCGAAAAGGCACACAACGTGGAAAAGGAAAAGCAGGCGATGCTCAAGCCATACATACTCGTTGGCTTTATGATAATGGGCATAACTGCGTTTACGACCCTTATAGTTATCGACGCATTTAGCGGAATTGCAGAAACTGTTGCACCTGGTATATCTTCATCAGGGTCTTTAATTACAAAGGATATGCGGGATCAGTTTGCATCTAGCATCATATTCCAGTCCTTTCTAGTAGGCCTCTTCTTGGGTAAGATCACCAATGGAACATTTGCTGCTGGCTTCAGGTATTCGGCCATGCTTGTAATGACAGTGCTCGTTGCGGTTATGTTCGTGGACTATGCACCTATAGACCTGAACATGCTTTTTACCCCACCTGAGCAAGTAAATAAATAA
- a CDS encoding winged helix-turn-helix domain-containing protein: MNRRSRLEIYMDIMLALADGPKNPTRLMYSTNLSWAPLQECLKSLISQGAVVESERSSNRKVYSLTQKGSSIISRYQEFAKELIPLSDLKLERERDIAMLY, encoded by the coding sequence GTGAACAGAAGATCTAGGTTAGAGATATACATGGACATAATGCTGGCTCTTGCAGATGGGCCAAAGAATCCAACTAGGCTAATGTATTCTACGAATCTATCATGGGCGCCATTGCAGGAATGTCTGAAATCACTGATCTCGCAGGGAGCGGTCGTAGAATCGGAACGCAGCTCTAACAGGAAGGTCTATTCGCTTACACAAAAGGGTAGCAGCATTATCAGCAGATACCAGGAATTTGCAAAGGAACTTATTCCATTGTCAGACCTAAAACTTGAAAGGGAACGCGACATCGCTATGTTGTATTGA
- a CDS encoding helix-turn-helix domain-containing protein, which yields MSYTKSDVYEMPDEDTSGTNNTAASKVQAELVKFGLTPNEAKVYIYLAKYGHRRAVEIAKSIHIPRTETYHLLSSLQNKGLVTATFQHPIKFNAVPFSKALKILIDIEKDRLRTFERKEQDLLSVWESIPDFKMEDDDSTQEKFQILEGQVQVYSRARDMRAKAEQEVIVLGYERDYMKLYHYDFMDGLNEKIEKGVTVKLLTTFSANSLDTIKEINPSVIKHIPDNMNAPLCFVMTDRSELLFFIKNTGVGNKGVLAMWTDCKPFIEAMHILFSELWKNSIAFKDAAKRL from the coding sequence ATGTCATATACTAAAAGCGATGTGTATGAAATGCCGGATGAAGACACGTCAGGTACTAACAACACTGCAGCAAGCAAGGTTCAAGCAGAACTGGTCAAGTTTGGGTTGACACCAAATGAAGCAAAGGTGTACATTTACCTTGCGAAGTATGGACATAGACGAGCTGTAGAGATCGCAAAATCAATTCACATACCTAGAACAGAAACATACCACCTGCTATCAAGTTTGCAGAACAAAGGACTTGTAACTGCAACATTCCAGCACCCAATAAAGTTCAACGCAGTACCGTTTTCAAAGGCACTGAAGATCCTTATAGACATAGAAAAGGATAGACTACGCACATTTGAAAGGAAGGAACAGGATCTGTTGTCAGTGTGGGAATCCATACCGGACTTTAAGATGGAAGACGACGATTCAACACAGGAAAAGTTCCAGATACTGGAGGGACAGGTGCAGGTTTATTCTAGAGCACGGGACATGAGGGCCAAGGCAGAACAGGAGGTTATTGTGCTGGGTTATGAACGGGACTACATGAAGCTCTACCATTATGACTTTATGGACGGACTAAATGAGAAGATAGAGAAAGGAGTTACAGTAAAGCTTCTCACCACATTCTCTGCAAACTCGCTTGACACGATTAAGGAAATCAACCCTTCAGTGATAAAGCACATTCCAGACAACATGAATGCTCCCCTGTGCTTTGTAATGACTGATCGTTCTGAGCTGCTCTTCTTCATAAAGAATACAGGCGTTGGTAACAAGGGAGTTCTTGCCATGTGGACTGACTGCAAGCCATTCATAGAAGCAATGCACATACTGTTCTCGGAACTCTGGAAGAATTCAATTGCCTTCAAGGATGCTGCCAAGAGATTGTAG
- a CDS encoding ATPase domain-containing protein: METAIVKTRSGVEGFDDILLGGLPKGRSIVLSGPPGSGKSTFAMQFLYKGFKDYGEPGVYVTLSESPNDIRNNVKSYSWDILKLERDGKLLLVDARPFSISEEGFVTPNESLYRGEALPFSHLTDMVLAAIRKVDARRLVIDSITILAMQYTNRFYIRQGLMGLVQALSNQECTSLLISEFSEEEGKTPVEWYIAPGVILLHYSRRGDVMERAIQVLKMRGMRHGEQIYPAKLTETGFVVLRPKVIP; this comes from the coding sequence GTGGAAACGGCTATTGTAAAGACAAGGTCTGGTGTAGAAGGTTTTGATGATATCCTTTTAGGAGGACTGCCAAAAGGCCGTTCAATAGTCCTATCTGGGCCGCCTGGCAGCGGAAAGAGTACGTTTGCCATGCAGTTTCTCTATAAAGGCTTTAAGGACTATGGAGAGCCAGGCGTTTACGTTACACTCTCAGAGAGCCCGAACGATATAAGGAATAATGTAAAGTCGTATAGCTGGGATATACTCAAGCTGGAGAGGGACGGAAAGTTACTTCTTGTCGACGCAAGGCCTTTCTCTATATCAGAAGAGGGCTTTGTGACCCCAAACGAATCCCTTTACAGGGGTGAGGCATTGCCATTCTCACACCTCACAGATATGGTGCTTGCAGCTATACGCAAAGTGGATGCTAGGAGGCTGGTGATTGACTCGATTACGATACTGGCCATGCAGTACACCAACAGGTTTTACATACGCCAGGGCCTTATGGGCTTGGTGCAGGCGCTTTCAAACCAAGAATGCACCTCATTGCTTATCTCTGAATTCTCGGAAGAGGAAGGCAAAACACCTGTTGAATGGTATATTGCACCTGGCGTTATACTGCTGCATTACAGTAGGCGGGGTGATGTCATGGAAAGAGCTATACAGGTGCTGAAGATGAGAGGTATGAGACATGGTGAACAGATCTACCCGGCAAAGCTTACTGAAACGGGGTTCGTGGTTCTTAGACCCAAAGTCATTCCCTAG
- a CDS encoding alpha/beta fold hydrolase: MMDAEVFETNGLNLCYRYWPAEGRQERPILCIHGLAGDSRIFNYFAKKSAALGHHVYALDLPGYGMSDGDRGDVSFDLTIKCLHDVVSQICKKHENRKIFLLGFSLGALHALWYASMYKDLLNGVIALSPHLRIKRVKRDPRSEPSKKILLVALLRYLVTPSEKTNLSKAVPTAFGKLAGDEWNYMMKDPLCNFNYSYRYIFNTLIGRAEKIEPLYKLQVPLLVMHGKNDFNVVVEQSKTLVNRLDHTDKELRIFECDHWFYHTFFYTQYRYSENERSSIIKTITEWIERKSAG; the protein is encoded by the coding sequence ATGATGGACGCTGAGGTCTTTGAAACCAATGGTTTGAACCTCTGTTATAGATATTGGCCAGCTGAAGGGAGGCAGGAACGCCCAATATTATGCATACATGGTCTTGCTGGCGATTCTAGAATCTTTAATTATTTTGCTAAGAAATCTGCTGCCTTGGGCCATCATGTATACGCTCTGGACCTTCCGGGGTATGGAATGTCTGACGGTGATAGAGGCGATGTTTCATTCGATCTTACGATCAAATGTCTGCATGACGTAGTTTCACAAATATGCAAGAAGCATGAGAATAGGAAGATATTTCTTTTAGGATTCAGCCTTGGAGCATTGCACGCGTTGTGGTATGCGAGTATGTACAAGGATTTGCTTAACGGCGTAATTGCATTGAGTCCCCATCTTAGAATTAAGCGTGTGAAACGGGATCCGAGAAGCGAGCCATCTAAAAAAATATTACTTGTTGCTCTCCTTAGGTATTTGGTTACCCCTAGCGAAAAAACAAACCTCAGCAAAGCTGTTCCTACGGCATTCGGTAAACTTGCTGGCGATGAGTGGAACTACATGATGAAGGATCCCTTGTGCAATTTTAATTATAGTTATCGCTATATCTTTAACACCCTTATTGGTAGAGCTGAAAAGATTGAACCGTTATACAAGTTACAGGTTCCTCTTTTAGTTATGCATGGGAAGAATGACTTCAATGTGGTGGTAGAACAATCAAAGACATTAGTAAATAGACTTGATCATACGGATAAGGAGCTGAGGATCTTTGAATGTGACCATTGGTTCTATCATACATTTTTTTATACACAATACCGATATTCTGAGAATGAAAGGTCAAGTATTATTAAAACTATAACTGAGTGGATCGAAAGAAAAAGTGCGGGTTGA